The Cervus elaphus chromosome 20, mCerEla1.1, whole genome shotgun sequence genomic interval TGAAGATGACCAGTTCATTAATGTAGGTTTCCGCGTAAGCGAGGCGGATGACTGGTGAAATGTCACAAAAATAATGGTTGACCTTGTTGGAGCCACAGAAAGGGAGGCTAAAGACCAAAGTTGTTCCCAGTAGAGATATTAGGAAACCACTGACAATACAAGTCACTGCCAGTTGCCCACATACCCTCCAGCTCATGAGAACGGAGTAGTGCAAAGGCTGACAGATGGCAGCATAGCGATCATAGCCCATCACTCCCAGAAGCAGGCAATTGGTGACAGCAAAACCAAGAAAGAAGTACATCTGTGAAGCACAACTCACAAAGGACAGTGTCCTGAGCACAGAGAGCAGATTGATAAGCATCTTGGGCAGAATGACAATTGTGTAGAAAGTTTCAGAGGTAGAAAGGACACATAGAAAGaagtacatgggtgtgtggaGGCTGTGATCCAAGCAGATGACTGAGATGATGGTGATGTTTCCACTCAAGATAATCaaatagaggcagagaaagaccACAAAGAGGACAAGCTGCAATTCCCCAAGGCTGGAGAAACCCAGCAGGAAGAACTCAGTAACACAGGAGGAATTGGCCATGGAGAATTGATCCCATGGAATAAAGTCAATATGATCAAGTCCAGAGTCCTCTGAAACTAAGAAATCAG includes:
- the LOC122677211 gene encoding olfactory receptor 10R2-like; translated protein: MANSSCVTEFFLLGFSSLGELQLVLFVVFLCLYLIILSGNITIISVICLDHSLHTPMYFFLCVLSTSETFYTIVILPKMLINLLSVLRTLSFVSCASQMYFFLGFAVTNCLLLGVMGYDRYAAICQPLHYSVLMSWRVCGQLAVTCIVSGFLISLLGTTLVFSLPFCGSNKVNHYFCDISPVIRLAYAETYINELVIFIGGVLVLVVPLIFICISYGFITSAILKISSAEGKRKAFSTCASHLIVVIVHYGCASFVYLRPSAKYTSGKDRLVTVTYTVITPLLNPMVYSLRNKDVQLAIRKMIEKARLRFYNSVKTL